Proteins found in one Hyla sarda isolate aHylSar1 chromosome 7, aHylSar1.hap1, whole genome shotgun sequence genomic segment:
- the LOC130281698 gene encoding uncharacterized protein LOC130281698 isoform X3, translating into MAPRLSLASNDKIISEVGKKVSLPCGAPSNGEIQDILWNKDGKSFVKYGKFGRTASKAPGSERFQFLSGTYNLETTSVQLTDAGTFSCIKPDKTVTTVELIVFEISAEPSDILIMSENLKLSIKSSPVMDFSASWLKDDKKIGDGPNLEVKNITVEKSGDYICLIRMKDGNEIRFSKTISVKGFTSSPSIVYMSGERSITLPFFFNFKVRDSPLLDEIRAIEGNIKHVSSTEKPFETLTLTSGAASWPPKSEPKSDSKPKPEDLSFYIRSPKLSGLYQMEIVLQIGSRQKKIQRDVCVANLTMSKSHNSISRGSNMTLLCSVDCIDKDVRLCWRHVNKSYDICGPPGKDKLAKEITIQPETSGNWTCGVFTGERWLASANLTLEIRDLTITLFWVTVAAGVIVFLLIVTILTIMIARHRRARRAQYRAWLLENLHQHRRCECEYTGFAPQRLKQNV; encoded by the exons ATGGCTCCAC GTCTCAGCCTGGCATCCAATGACAAGATTATAAGTGAGGTTGGGAAGAAGGTCTCTCTGCCTTGTGGAGCTCCATCGAACGGAGAAATTCAAGACATTCTCTGGAACAAAGATGGAAAGTCGTTTGTGAAATATGGCAAATTTGGAAGAACAGCCTCCAAAGCTCCAG GCAGTGAACGGTTCCAATTTCTATCCGGCACATATAACCTGGAAACAACAAGTGTACAGCTCACGGATGCAGGCACTTTCTCATGTATTAAACCAGATAAAACGGTGACGACTGTGGAACTGATTGTCTTCGAAA TCTCAGCAGAACCCTCCGATATCCTCATCATGTCTGAAAACCTGAAACTGAGCATTAAGTCCTCTCCAGTAATGGATTTTAGTGCATCTTGGTTGAAGGATGACAAAAAGATTGGAGATGGACCGAACCTGGAGGTGAAGAACATAACAGTAGAAAAAAGCGGAGATTACATTTGCCTTATAAGGATGAAAGATGGAAATGAAATTCGTTTTTCAAAAACTATCAGTGTGAAAG GTTTTACATCATCTCCCTCCATTGTCTACATGTCCGGCGAGCGTTCCATAACCCTCCCTTTTTTCTTCAACTTCAAAGTCCGGGATTCTCCTCTTCTGGATGAGATCAGGGCTATAGAAGGAAACATCAAACATGTTTCAAGTACTGAAAAACCTTTTGAGACACTCACACTCACTTCAGGGGCAGCTTCTTGGCCTCCGAAATCCGAACCAAAGTCTGACTCCAAGCCTAAACCTGAGGACTTGAGCTTTTATATCAGGAGTCCTAAATTAAGTGGCCTATATCAGATGGAAATTGTCTTACAGATCGGCAGTCGACAGAAGAAGATACAAAGGGATGTGTGTGTGGCCAATCTCACAA TGTCCAAATCCCACAATAGCATCTCTAGAGGCTCCAACATGACTCTCCTGTGTAGCGTCGACTGCATTGATAAGGATGTGAGGCTTTGCTGGCGTCATGTGAACAAGAGCTATGACATCTGCGGACCACCGGGTAAAGATAAACTGGCTAAAGAAATCACTATTCAACCTGAGACGAGTGGAAACTGGACCTGTGGTGTGTTTACTGGGGAAAGATGGCTCGCTAGCGCCAACCTGACACTGG AGATCCGAGACCTGACAATTACCCTCTTCTGGGTCACCGTAGCAGCTGGGGTGATTGTATTTCTCCTAATTGTAACCATCCTGACTATTATGATTGCCCGGCACCGTAGAGCG AGGCGAGCACAATACAGGGCATGGTTACTTGAAAACTTGCACCAGCACAGAAGGTGTGAATGTGAATATACTGG GTTTGCACCTCAGCGGCTCAAACAGAACGTATGA
- the LOC130281698 gene encoding uncharacterized protein LOC130281698 isoform X1 has translation MRNLSKTRQRLEMKEKLQRFGLYFLCFQTSLSLASNDKIISEVGKKVSLPCGAPSNGEIQDILWNKDGKSFVKYGKFGRTASKAPGSERFQFLSGTYNLETTSVQLTDAGTFSCIKPDKTVTTVELIVFEISAEPSDILIMSENLKLSIKSSPVMDFSASWLKDDKKIGDGPNLEVKNITVEKSGDYICLIRMKDGNEIRFSKTISVKGFTSSPSIVYMSGERSITLPFFFNFKVRDSPLLDEIRAIEGNIKHVSSTEKPFETLTLTSGAASWPPKSEPKSDSKPKPEDLSFYIRSPKLSGLYQMEIVLQIGSRQKKIQRDVCVANLTMSKSHNSISRGSNMTLLCSVDCIDKDVRLCWRHVNKSYDICGPPGKDKLAKEITIQPETSGNWTCGVFTGERWLASANLTLEIRDLTITLFWVTVAAGVIVFLLIVTILTIMIARHRRARRAQYRAWLLENLHQHRRCECEYTGFAPQRLKQNV, from the exons ATGAGGAACCTCTCAAAAACAAGACAACGTCTCGAAATGAAGGAGAAACTGCAAAGGTTCGGCCTTTACTTCCTGTGTTTCCAGACAA GTCTCAGCCTGGCATCCAATGACAAGATTATAAGTGAGGTTGGGAAGAAGGTCTCTCTGCCTTGTGGAGCTCCATCGAACGGAGAAATTCAAGACATTCTCTGGAACAAAGATGGAAAGTCGTTTGTGAAATATGGCAAATTTGGAAGAACAGCCTCCAAAGCTCCAG GCAGTGAACGGTTCCAATTTCTATCCGGCACATATAACCTGGAAACAACAAGTGTACAGCTCACGGATGCAGGCACTTTCTCATGTATTAAACCAGATAAAACGGTGACGACTGTGGAACTGATTGTCTTCGAAA TCTCAGCAGAACCCTCCGATATCCTCATCATGTCTGAAAACCTGAAACTGAGCATTAAGTCCTCTCCAGTAATGGATTTTAGTGCATCTTGGTTGAAGGATGACAAAAAGATTGGAGATGGACCGAACCTGGAGGTGAAGAACATAACAGTAGAAAAAAGCGGAGATTACATTTGCCTTATAAGGATGAAAGATGGAAATGAAATTCGTTTTTCAAAAACTATCAGTGTGAAAG GTTTTACATCATCTCCCTCCATTGTCTACATGTCCGGCGAGCGTTCCATAACCCTCCCTTTTTTCTTCAACTTCAAAGTCCGGGATTCTCCTCTTCTGGATGAGATCAGGGCTATAGAAGGAAACATCAAACATGTTTCAAGTACTGAAAAACCTTTTGAGACACTCACACTCACTTCAGGGGCAGCTTCTTGGCCTCCGAAATCCGAACCAAAGTCTGACTCCAAGCCTAAACCTGAGGACTTGAGCTTTTATATCAGGAGTCCTAAATTAAGTGGCCTATATCAGATGGAAATTGTCTTACAGATCGGCAGTCGACAGAAGAAGATACAAAGGGATGTGTGTGTGGCCAATCTCACAA TGTCCAAATCCCACAATAGCATCTCTAGAGGCTCCAACATGACTCTCCTGTGTAGCGTCGACTGCATTGATAAGGATGTGAGGCTTTGCTGGCGTCATGTGAACAAGAGCTATGACATCTGCGGACCACCGGGTAAAGATAAACTGGCTAAAGAAATCACTATTCAACCTGAGACGAGTGGAAACTGGACCTGTGGTGTGTTTACTGGGGAAAGATGGCTCGCTAGCGCCAACCTGACACTGG AGATCCGAGACCTGACAATTACCCTCTTCTGGGTCACCGTAGCAGCTGGGGTGATTGTATTTCTCCTAATTGTAACCATCCTGACTATTATGATTGCCCGGCACCGTAGAGCG AGGCGAGCACAATACAGGGCATGGTTACTTGAAAACTTGCACCAGCACAGAAGGTGTGAATGTGAATATACTGG GTTTGCACCTCAGCGGCTCAAACAGAACGTATGA
- the LOC130281698 gene encoding uncharacterized protein LOC130281698 isoform X2 — translation MSAESTVARQKRTTQLQQLMIIGRSLSLASNDKIISEVGKKVSLPCGAPSNGEIQDILWNKDGKSFVKYGKFGRTASKAPGSERFQFLSGTYNLETTSVQLTDAGTFSCIKPDKTVTTVELIVFEISAEPSDILIMSENLKLSIKSSPVMDFSASWLKDDKKIGDGPNLEVKNITVEKSGDYICLIRMKDGNEIRFSKTISVKGFTSSPSIVYMSGERSITLPFFFNFKVRDSPLLDEIRAIEGNIKHVSSTEKPFETLTLTSGAASWPPKSEPKSDSKPKPEDLSFYIRSPKLSGLYQMEIVLQIGSRQKKIQRDVCVANLTMSKSHNSISRGSNMTLLCSVDCIDKDVRLCWRHVNKSYDICGPPGKDKLAKEITIQPETSGNWTCGVFTGERWLASANLTLEIRDLTITLFWVTVAAGVIVFLLIVTILTIMIARHRRARRAQYRAWLLENLHQHRRCECEYTGFAPQRLKQNV, via the exons atgtcagcagagagcactgttgccagacagaaaagaacaactcaacttcagcagctgatgattattggaagga GTCTCAGCCTGGCATCCAATGACAAGATTATAAGTGAGGTTGGGAAGAAGGTCTCTCTGCCTTGTGGAGCTCCATCGAACGGAGAAATTCAAGACATTCTCTGGAACAAAGATGGAAAGTCGTTTGTGAAATATGGCAAATTTGGAAGAACAGCCTCCAAAGCTCCAG GCAGTGAACGGTTCCAATTTCTATCCGGCACATATAACCTGGAAACAACAAGTGTACAGCTCACGGATGCAGGCACTTTCTCATGTATTAAACCAGATAAAACGGTGACGACTGTGGAACTGATTGTCTTCGAAA TCTCAGCAGAACCCTCCGATATCCTCATCATGTCTGAAAACCTGAAACTGAGCATTAAGTCCTCTCCAGTAATGGATTTTAGTGCATCTTGGTTGAAGGATGACAAAAAGATTGGAGATGGACCGAACCTGGAGGTGAAGAACATAACAGTAGAAAAAAGCGGAGATTACATTTGCCTTATAAGGATGAAAGATGGAAATGAAATTCGTTTTTCAAAAACTATCAGTGTGAAAG GTTTTACATCATCTCCCTCCATTGTCTACATGTCCGGCGAGCGTTCCATAACCCTCCCTTTTTTCTTCAACTTCAAAGTCCGGGATTCTCCTCTTCTGGATGAGATCAGGGCTATAGAAGGAAACATCAAACATGTTTCAAGTACTGAAAAACCTTTTGAGACACTCACACTCACTTCAGGGGCAGCTTCTTGGCCTCCGAAATCCGAACCAAAGTCTGACTCCAAGCCTAAACCTGAGGACTTGAGCTTTTATATCAGGAGTCCTAAATTAAGTGGCCTATATCAGATGGAAATTGTCTTACAGATCGGCAGTCGACAGAAGAAGATACAAAGGGATGTGTGTGTGGCCAATCTCACAA TGTCCAAATCCCACAATAGCATCTCTAGAGGCTCCAACATGACTCTCCTGTGTAGCGTCGACTGCATTGATAAGGATGTGAGGCTTTGCTGGCGTCATGTGAACAAGAGCTATGACATCTGCGGACCACCGGGTAAAGATAAACTGGCTAAAGAAATCACTATTCAACCTGAGACGAGTGGAAACTGGACCTGTGGTGTGTTTACTGGGGAAAGATGGCTCGCTAGCGCCAACCTGACACTGG AGATCCGAGACCTGACAATTACCCTCTTCTGGGTCACCGTAGCAGCTGGGGTGATTGTATTTCTCCTAATTGTAACCATCCTGACTATTATGATTGCCCGGCACCGTAGAGCG AGGCGAGCACAATACAGGGCATGGTTACTTGAAAACTTGCACCAGCACAGAAGGTGTGAATGTGAATATACTGG GTTTGCACCTCAGCGGCTCAAACAGAACGTATGA